From the Bradyrhizobium sp. CCGUVB1N3 genome, one window contains:
- a CDS encoding recombinase family protein — protein sequence MNELSKITAEHLRRCAIVYVRQSSTTQVEHNRESTARQYELAERAARLGWRRDQVKVIDEDLGISGSGLSERTGFARMTAEVGLGQVGIVLGLEVSRLARNNADWYRLLDLCGLTHTLIGDGDGIYHPGLFNDRLVLGLKGTMSEAELHVLRARLLGGIRNKAARGELHRGLPVGLVRGDADGEVLLHPDESVQAAIHAVFDRFAEFGSARRVWLWFRSQGLRFPLHSNSLVDLRWVAPTYTKIHQVLTNPFYAGVYVYGRTQQTCYLDAGGRIRKRIRQRDREQWPVFIRDHHAGYIDWNTFEANQKRLAQNIRPRPHQSGGAVREGAALLQGLAVCGHCGRRLAVHYSGRFSAPGYHCAGKNIVNGRGEYCLNIGGVQIDAAVAEAFLAALAPAGLEASLQAIEQFDADHETTLAQFRRDVERARYNAQRAERRYRAVDPENRLVARGLEAEWESALLELKTAESELSDREHARPRSLTHEERDAILALGKDLKRIWFAPTTSDRDRKELLRTLLDDITLRVERDKYNAHLTLRWRGGLFSEVNVPLPHSHPSPIRTADDTIDLLRRLAAHYPDTKIAGILNRQGRTTATGLSFTANRVSSLRTHWEIPCFEPKQQVQDGECMTIEKAARALGIAPSTLHRYLKDGFIAGEQITPGAPWRVRINDELRSRFVESAPEGYVKMFKAMNLLGVSRQTILQRVKRGELKAVHVYRGRAKGIRIQVPAVAPDLFDPLKKTEGVV from the coding sequence ATGAACGAACTGAGCAAGATCACCGCTGAGCACCTACGCCGGTGCGCAATCGTCTACGTGCGTCAGTCCAGCACGACGCAGGTCGAGCATAATCGCGAGTCCACCGCCCGTCAGTACGAGTTAGCCGAACGCGCCGCGCGGCTTGGTTGGCGACGCGATCAGGTGAAGGTCATCGATGAGGACCTCGGTATTTCCGGCTCCGGCCTTTCCGAGCGCACCGGCTTCGCGCGTATGACCGCGGAGGTCGGCCTCGGCCAGGTGGGCATCGTGCTCGGCTTGGAAGTCTCGCGACTAGCGCGCAATAATGCTGATTGGTACCGTCTGCTCGATCTATGCGGCCTGACCCACACGCTCATCGGGGATGGAGATGGGATTTATCATCCGGGCTTGTTCAATGACCGCCTGGTGCTCGGGCTCAAAGGTACGATGTCAGAGGCAGAGCTGCATGTGCTGCGTGCGCGGCTGCTCGGTGGCATCCGCAACAAGGCCGCACGCGGAGAACTGCACCGCGGGCTGCCGGTGGGTCTGGTACGGGGCGACGCCGACGGGGAGGTGCTGTTGCATCCTGACGAGTCGGTGCAAGCCGCGATCCATGCTGTCTTCGACCGCTTTGCCGAATTCGGCTCGGCACGACGCGTGTGGCTGTGGTTCCGCTCGCAAGGCCTGCGCTTTCCGCTGCACTCCAACAGCCTTGTCGATCTCCGCTGGGTCGCCCCCACTTACACAAAGATCCACCAGGTCCTCACCAACCCGTTCTATGCCGGCGTTTATGTGTATGGCCGCACCCAGCAGACATGCTATCTCGATGCGGGCGGTCGAATCCGAAAGCGCATCAGACAACGCGACCGCGAGCAGTGGCCGGTGTTCATTCGTGACCATCATGCCGGATACATCGATTGGAATACCTTCGAGGCGAACCAGAAGCGCCTGGCGCAGAACATCCGTCCTCGACCGCACCAGAGCGGGGGTGCCGTGAGAGAAGGCGCAGCACTCCTACAAGGCCTCGCCGTATGCGGACACTGCGGTCGGCGCCTGGCCGTACACTACAGCGGCCGGTTCTCGGCGCCCGGATATCACTGCGCCGGCAAGAACATCGTCAACGGCCGGGGCGAGTACTGCCTCAACATCGGCGGTGTGCAGATTGATGCGGCTGTCGCCGAAGCGTTCCTTGCGGCTCTCGCGCCCGCAGGCCTGGAAGCCTCGCTCCAGGCGATCGAGCAATTCGACGCCGATCACGAGACGACTCTCGCGCAGTTCCGTCGCGACGTCGAGCGTGCGCGCTACAACGCGCAGCGCGCCGAGCGACGCTATCGCGCCGTGGATCCGGAGAATAGACTCGTCGCGCGTGGGCTCGAAGCAGAATGGGAAAGCGCTCTGCTGGAACTGAAGACTGCCGAATCCGAACTCTCGGACCGCGAACATGCCCGACCGCGCTCGCTTACGCACGAAGAACGCGACGCGATCCTTGCACTCGGTAAAGACCTCAAGCGTATCTGGTTCGCTCCCACGACGAGCGATCGCGATCGCAAGGAGTTGCTCCGCACGCTGCTCGACGATATCACCTTGAGAGTCGAGCGCGATAAATACAACGCTCACCTGACGCTACGTTGGCGCGGCGGTCTCTTCAGTGAAGTTAATGTCCCATTACCGCACTCGCATCCATCGCCGATCCGCACCGCCGACGATACGATCGATCTGCTGCGGCGACTGGCTGCACATTATCCCGACACCAAGATCGCCGGCATCCTCAATCGCCAAGGCCGTACAACGGCCACAGGACTGTCGTTTACGGCAAATCGTGTGTCGAGCCTGCGGACGCACTGGGAGATTCCGTGCTTCGAGCCGAAACAGCAAGTGCAGGACGGCGAGTGCATGACGATCGAGAAAGCAGCACGCGCTCTCGGGATCGCACCCTCTACTTTGCATCGCTACCTCAAAGATGGCTTCATTGCCGGAGAGCAGATCACACCTGGCGCGCCGTGGCGCGTCCGTATCAATGACGAGTTGCGGTCGCGCTTTGTGGAGAGCGCGCCCGAAGGTTATGTGAAGATGTTTAAGGCCATGAATCTACTCGGCGTCTCGCGGCAAACCATCTTGCAACGTGTAAAGCGCGGCGAGCTTAAGGCCGTTCACGTCTATCGCGGACGAGCAAAAGGCATACGAATTCAAGTACCTGCAGTTGCTCCGGACCTCTTCGACCCTCTCAAAAAAACTGAAGGTGTAGTATGA
- a CDS encoding N-acetyltransferase: protein MTAETDIKSAPSKMQATAVWTLVLGFAADPLARWSWPDPDQYLTIMPQFVKACGGRAFEHGTAYVTGGIRAAALWLPPGVEQDEDALDAIMAHSLRPEISEDMAQLRLGMVEHHPPEPHWYLPLIAADPNWVGQGLGTLLMEHALKRCDSEGAAAYLESSNPENIPFYERHGFKVIGEIQRGDSPTLTPMLRTAH from the coding sequence ATGACAGCGGAGACGGACATAAAATCTGCGCCCTCAAAAATGCAGGCGACCGCCGTCTGGACACTTGTGCTCGGCTTTGCCGCGGACCCATTGGCTCGATGGAGCTGGCCTGACCCAGACCAATATCTTACGATCATGCCTCAGTTCGTTAAGGCCTGTGGTGGACGAGCATTCGAGCATGGCACAGCATACGTGACGGGAGGGATTCGAGCCGCGGCGCTCTGGCTGCCACCCGGCGTGGAGCAAGATGAGGATGCACTCGACGCAATTATGGCTCACTCCCTACGTCCGGAGATCAGCGAAGATATGGCACAGCTACGGCTGGGAATGGTCGAACATCATCCACCTGAGCCACATTGGTATCTGCCTCTCATTGCCGCCGATCCGAACTGGGTCGGACAGGGGCTTGGCACGTTGCTAATGGAACACGCTCTTAAACGATGTGATTCGGAGGGTGCCGCCGCATATCTCGAAAGCTCAAATCCGGAAAACATTCCCTTTTACGAGCGCCACGGCTTCAAGGTCATTGGTGAGATACAGCGTGGTGATTCGCCCACGCTAACGCCAATGTTGCGGACAGCCCATTGA
- a CDS encoding nucleotidyl transferase AbiEii/AbiGii toxin family protein, protein MQKTFIEILRSSVDERRTLFETVAAHLETEAQNIEKDLCVCWVLDFLFNRRGDDPIGLYFKGGTSLSKAYGLIRRFSEDIDIGIYKADLHVPLEAEIATLPSVNQQQRALAEKVDEAARQYISGQLKKELTTEIAAVEGAAEQSGHFSLRFGFDTYRNKEALDILVVGYRSVFDAGDAYVQAAVRIEGGARPDPEPAEPREIVPYIASEMREGMELTVRNVTTVKPERTFWEKVLILHAMTEMTEKRSTESKPDRPVPDLNRYSRHYYDVHQIWTHPDYGVATASMRDLAEACRQHKELMFRAPDHRYDRAVPGSYRLVPTAEMRARLAADYDRMSAMIFGTPPAFADVMASIEALEQHLNAGPPNL, encoded by the coding sequence ATGCAGAAAACCTTCATTGAAATCCTGCGCTCGAGCGTCGACGAGCGCCGCACTCTCTTTGAGACGGTTGCTGCCCATCTGGAGACAGAGGCGCAGAACATCGAGAAGGACCTCTGTGTCTGCTGGGTGCTCGACTTCCTGTTCAACCGGCGGGGTGATGATCCCATCGGACTTTATTTCAAGGGTGGTACAAGCCTCAGCAAGGCATATGGACTGATCCGTCGCTTCTCCGAGGATATAGACATCGGCATCTATAAGGCCGATTTGCACGTCCCGTTGGAAGCCGAGATCGCGACCCTCCCCTCGGTGAATCAGCAGCAGCGCGCGCTCGCCGAGAAAGTGGACGAGGCGGCGCGGCAGTATATCTCGGGTCAGCTCAAAAAGGAGCTGACGACGGAGATCGCAGCCGTCGAAGGCGCCGCCGAACAATCGGGGCATTTCTCACTCCGCTTTGGCTTCGATACGTATCGCAACAAGGAAGCGCTCGACATTCTAGTGGTCGGCTACAGGAGCGTCTTCGACGCCGGCGACGCCTATGTGCAGGCGGCGGTCCGCATCGAAGGTGGTGCGCGTCCTGATCCTGAGCCGGCCGAGCCCCGCGAGATCGTTCCCTACATCGCTTCGGAAATGCGGGAGGGAATGGAGCTCACGGTGCGCAACGTGACGACGGTCAAGCCCGAGCGGACCTTCTGGGAGAAGGTGCTGATCCTGCATGCCATGACTGAAATGACAGAGAAGCGAAGCACGGAAAGCAAACCCGACCGTCCGGTGCCCGATCTCAATCGCTACTCGCGCCACTATTACGACGTCCATCAAATCTGGACCCATCCGGACTATGGCGTCGCCACGGCGTCGATGCGCGATCTTGCTGAAGCCTGCCGGCAGCACAAGGAGTTGATGTTTCGTGCGCCGGATCACCGGTACGATCGCGCTGTGCCCGGCAGCTATCGCCTCGTTCCGACCGCGGAGATGCGGGCCAGGCTCGCCGCCGACTATGACCGGATGTCGGCAATGATCTTCGGCACACCGCCCGCTTTCGCGGACGTCATGGCGAGCATCGAAGCACTCGAACAGCACCTGAATGCTGGACCGCCCAACTTATAG
- a CDS encoding DUF6088 family protein, with product MPDPTSDTLDRIHDRIAQAAPAGVWSRADFLDIGTPNAIEKALQRLTLRGDIRRPHRGLYDKPGLSKLTGKMVFPPRASFIDAIARRDKLRVLVDGMTAANDLGLTTAVPARSTIYADTYPRTIEIEASAGDPQVTKPVIYKLDFKRISAKTAFWAGRPAMRVVQALTWFRDERSNLDPAVNGIVRHLSHDPNRENIAQDLRDNIQAVPAWMYPLVETIARKLRAEDHSDGKSNPEGAKGGHAENLH from the coding sequence ATGCCCGACCCCACGTCCGATACCCTCGATCGCATCCATGATCGGATCGCCCAGGCGGCGCCGGCCGGTGTGTGGTCGCGCGCCGATTTTCTCGACATCGGAACCCCGAACGCCATCGAGAAGGCGCTACAGCGGCTGACCCTGAGGGGCGACATCCGCCGGCCTCACCGCGGCCTCTACGACAAGCCGGGCCTCAGCAAGCTGACCGGCAAGATGGTGTTTCCGCCGCGCGCCTCGTTCATCGATGCCATCGCCCGGCGTGACAAGCTGCGCGTCCTGGTCGATGGCATGACGGCCGCGAACGACCTCGGCCTGACCACGGCCGTTCCGGCGCGATCGACGATCTATGCCGATACCTATCCGCGGACGATCGAGATCGAGGCGAGCGCCGGCGATCCGCAGGTGACCAAGCCCGTCATCTACAAGCTCGACTTCAAGCGCATTTCGGCCAAGACCGCATTCTGGGCCGGCCGCCCCGCCATGCGCGTGGTCCAGGCGCTGACATGGTTTCGCGACGAGCGATCAAACCTCGATCCGGCCGTGAACGGTATCGTCCGGCATTTGTCGCACGATCCGAACCGGGAAAACATCGCACAAGATCTACGCGACAACATCCAAGCGGTCCCGGCGTGGATGTACCCGCTGGTCGAAACGATCGCACGCAAGCTCCGAGCGGAGGATCACAGCGACGGCAAGTCGAATCCTGAGGGCGCAAAAGGCGGCCATGCAGAAAACCTTCATTGA